The following are from one region of the Thermococcus cleftensis genome:
- a CDS encoding DUF4097 family beta strand repeat-containing protein, producing the protein MMFEDILEVEIKATNGRIEIEGWENDYVEVNYVPHGEVKVTVEQKGSRLIIGEEPKRKFLNLLGEKGWAEISVKVPRGVLVNAKNVNGELKARGVRFEEVTTVNGKITLEDCEAEKLSTVNGEIRAGLTVAGPLKASTVNGEIELTIEELEGDVEVSCVNGDIVLRLTEFCDARIVSKGVNGDVKLVGIDPDDPVIGTGEFEVKASTVNGDVRVEVV; encoded by the coding sequence ATGATGTTCGAGGACATTCTGGAAGTCGAGATAAAGGCCACAAACGGCCGGATCGAGATTGAGGGCTGGGAGAACGATTACGTGGAAGTGAACTACGTTCCGCACGGTGAGGTGAAGGTCACCGTCGAGCAGAAGGGGAGCAGGCTCATCATCGGGGAGGAGCCAAAGAGGAAGTTCCTGAACCTGCTCGGGGAAAAGGGCTGGGCCGAGATAAGCGTTAAAGTTCCGCGGGGGGTCCTGGTAAACGCGAAGAACGTGAACGGCGAGCTCAAGGCCAGGGGCGTGCGCTTTGAGGAGGTAACAACGGTGAACGGCAAGATAACGCTGGAGGACTGCGAGGCCGAGAAGCTTAGCACGGTTAACGGGGAGATAAGGGCCGGTCTAACGGTTGCCGGCCCCCTTAAGGCCTCCACCGTGAACGGGGAAATCGAGCTTACCATCGAAGAGCTTGAGGGGGACGTCGAGGTAAGCTGCGTCAACGGAGACATCGTGCTTCGCCTGACCGAGTTCTGCGATGCGAGGATAGTGAGCAAGGGGGTTAACGGAGACGTCAAATTGGTCGGCATAGATCCCGATGACCCGGTCATCGGGACGGGCGAGTTCGAGGTCAAGGCCAGCACTGTGAACGGCGACGTCAGGGTGGAGGTCGTTTAA